A genome region from Streptomyces antimycoticus includes the following:
- a CDS encoding type II toxin-antitoxin system VapB family antitoxin, whose protein sequence is MSATQIDIDDDALAEAMRLSGAKTKKEMVNIALREYAERRARTEARLRHLEQAQQWDEEGFWRRHAAEKGGSERTEKGAA, encoded by the coding sequence ATGTCCGCCACTCAGATCGACATCGACGACGACGCTCTCGCGGAAGCCATGCGGCTGTCCGGCGCCAAGACCAAGAAGGAGATGGTCAACATCGCCCTCCGCGAGTACGCGGAGCGCCGGGCGCGAACCGAGGCGCGCTTGCGTCACCTTGAGCAGGCCCAGCAATGGGACGAGGAAGGCTTCTGGCGGCGCCACGCGGCCGAGAAGGGCGGCTCTGAGCGTACGGAGAAGGGTGCAGCCTGA
- a CDS encoding RNA polymerase sigma-70 factor, whose translation MDDHVSDPATEVFVAHRDLLFTVAYEMLGSAADAEDVLQEAWLRWVRVDLAQVRDQRAYLVRITTRQALNRLRTLKRRKEAYVGSWLPEPLLTAPDVAEDVELSENLSLALMFILETLSPTERAVFVLREVFDIGYDDIAAAIDKTPAAARQISYRARRHVDARRPRTPVSPEETRAALSSFQRALATGDLRGLLDVLAPDVVFVSDGGGLRLAALQPVVGADKVLRYMAGSIDKAGGILTGELTTVNGNPGLILRLDGVVDGVLAFRVESARVTGLYYVRNPEKLTRVESETPLTSR comes from the coding sequence ATGGACGACCACGTCTCCGACCCCGCGACCGAGGTCTTCGTCGCCCACCGCGACCTGCTGTTCACCGTCGCCTACGAGATGCTCGGATCGGCGGCGGACGCCGAGGACGTCCTCCAAGAGGCCTGGCTGCGGTGGGTCAGGGTCGACCTGGCGCAGGTGCGGGACCAGCGCGCCTACCTGGTACGGATCACGACCCGGCAAGCACTCAACCGGCTACGCACCCTCAAACGGCGCAAGGAGGCCTACGTCGGCTCCTGGCTGCCCGAGCCCCTGCTCACCGCGCCGGACGTGGCCGAGGACGTCGAACTGTCCGAGAACCTGTCGCTGGCACTCATGTTCATCCTCGAAACCCTCTCACCGACCGAACGCGCCGTCTTCGTGCTGCGCGAGGTCTTCGACATCGGCTACGACGACATCGCGGCCGCGATCGACAAGACCCCCGCCGCCGCACGCCAGATCTCCTACCGCGCCCGCCGGCACGTCGACGCCCGCCGGCCGCGCACACCGGTTTCCCCGGAAGAGACCCGGGCGGCGCTGAGCTCGTTCCAGCGCGCGCTGGCGACCGGGGACCTGCGGGGCCTGCTCGACGTACTCGCCCCGGACGTCGTTTTCGTCAGCGACGGCGGCGGCCTCAGGCTGGCGGCCCTGCAGCCGGTCGTCGGCGCCGACAAGGTGCTCCGGTACATGGCCGGCAGTATCGACAAGGCCGGCGGCATCCTCACCGGTGAGCTCACGACGGTCAACGGCAACCCGGGACTCATCCTGCGTCTGGACGGCGTGGTCGACGGCGTGCTGGCCTTCCGCGTGGAGAGCGCCCGCGTCACCGGCCTCTACTACGTCCGCAACCCCGAAAAGCTCACCCGCGTCGAGTCCGAGACCCCCCTCACCTCCCGCTGA
- a CDS encoding L,D-transpeptidase family protein: protein MHRTAVVGTALATATAAALVAGCRAGEATVDGRGQERPQARASTSAPARETPRPHRTFTHKAKPKPKRVVAPPPRTTKPVTPRRTAPRVAPPVIAVGTSGDRVRELQARLHALGLFNRNPTGYYGTITQASVSAYQRGHGLSVTGSVSPRTWASLRSATKTPTHDQLYPPTTLPLAKPDPRCLTGRVLCISKSSRTLAWMVNGRVVSAMDVRFGSEYTPTREGLFQVNFKSRDHVSTIYHTPMPYAMFFSGGQAVHYSSDFAARGYSGASHGCVNVRDKKKIAALFAKVKAGDKVVVYK from the coding sequence ATGCACCGGACAGCGGTGGTCGGCACGGCGCTGGCCACGGCCACGGCGGCCGCACTGGTCGCGGGGTGCCGGGCGGGGGAAGCGACCGTGGACGGCCGGGGGCAGGAGAGACCGCAGGCCAGGGCCAGTACGAGCGCACCCGCGCGGGAGACGCCCCGGCCGCATCGCACGTTCACGCACAAGGCCAAGCCCAAGCCCAAGCGGGTCGTGGCGCCCCCGCCGCGCACCACGAAGCCCGTCACACCGCGGCGCACCGCGCCGAGGGTGGCCCCGCCCGTGATCGCCGTCGGCACCAGCGGGGACCGGGTGCGCGAGCTCCAGGCTCGGCTGCACGCACTCGGCCTCTTCAACCGGAACCCGACGGGCTACTACGGCACGATCACGCAGGCGTCGGTCAGCGCGTACCAGCGGGGTCACGGCCTCTCGGTCACCGGCTCGGTGAGCCCGCGCACCTGGGCCTCACTGCGCTCGGCGACCAAGACGCCCACGCACGACCAGCTGTATCCGCCGACCACTCTTCCGCTGGCCAAACCGGATCCGCGGTGCCTGACCGGCCGGGTGCTGTGCATCAGCAAAAGCAGCCGCACCCTGGCCTGGATGGTCAACGGGCGGGTGGTGTCGGCGATGGATGTGCGCTTCGGCTCGGAGTACACCCCGACCCGGGAGGGGCTGTTCCAGGTCAACTTCAAGAGCCGCGACCATGTGTCGACGATCTACCACACCCCGATGCCGTACGCGATGTTCTTCAGCGGCGGTCAGGCGGTGCACTATTCGTCGGACTTCGCCGCCCGCGGCTACAGCGGCGCCTCGCACGGCTGCGTCAACGTCCGCGACAAGAAGAAGATCGCTGCGCTCTTCGCCAAGGTCAAGGCGGGTGACAAGGTCGTCGTCTACAAGTAA
- a CDS encoding PIN domain nuclease, protein MIRYLADSTAVWRLQRDRKLNDLWGHELDEGAIGSCAPQRTEFRQSARGLDEYDGMTEMFADLFPDVSVPKSAWKWIETGQYRLAQRGQHQSLSAVDWLICATAAHHGLVVLHDDADFRAAARLLSDLAERNVFATPR, encoded by the coding sequence GTGATCCGCTACCTCGCCGACTCCACGGCCGTCTGGCGTCTCCAGCGTGACCGCAAGCTCAATGATCTATGGGGCCATGAGCTGGACGAGGGGGCCATCGGCTCGTGCGCTCCGCAGCGCACGGAGTTCCGGCAGTCGGCGCGTGGTCTGGATGAGTACGACGGGATGACGGAGATGTTCGCGGACCTTTTCCCGGACGTCTCCGTCCCGAAGAGCGCCTGGAAGTGGATCGAGACCGGCCAGTACCGCCTGGCCCAACGGGGGCAGCATCAAAGCCTGTCCGCGGTCGACTGGCTGATCTGTGCGACGGCCGCACACCACGGCCTCGTCGTGTTGCACGACGACGCCGACTTCCGCGCGGCCGCGCGTCTCCTCTCGGACCTCGCGGAGCGCAACGTCTTCGCCACTCCCCGCTGA
- a CDS encoding alpha/beta hydrolase family protein — translation MGSAQPKAVAAPAARRVRLTLPAPTGPYRVGTVSHRLVDEDRPDPWVASRPSRELMVSVRYPARDVERYPRAAQLLPGEAAGFDRLNNFGGVPQGRVDWAATRTFAHQGAPPARARRGAARPVLLYSPGVGDPRSLGTTLNDELASRGYVVICVDHTYDGSAVEFPDGRVETSRLPEEYERAKREGTVVELLRKTCAVRVADLRFVLDRLDALAPMPLDRSAIGAFGQSAGGFAALQAMQDDRRIAAAVNLDGVLAYVEGDQDPGPLSTVAADGLDRPVLTMGKDGNDHHTVPSWGALWEHSSGPRLDLTLLGSGHATYTDATSMLPRIAARLGLPEKVVTDAIGTVDPERAVAVQRAYVPAFFDRELRHRDDAGLLDGPSARYPEVRFTD, via the coding sequence GTGGGTTCGGCCCAGCCGAAGGCGGTCGCCGCCCCGGCCGCGCGGCGGGTGCGGCTGACGCTGCCCGCGCCCACCGGGCCGTACCGCGTGGGCACCGTCTCCCACCGCCTCGTCGATGAGGACCGGCCCGATCCCTGGGTCGCCTCCCGGCCGTCGCGCGAACTGATGGTCAGCGTCCGCTATCCGGCCCGGGACGTCGAGCGGTATCCGCGCGCCGCCCAGCTGCTGCCGGGCGAGGCGGCCGGTTTCGACCGGCTGAACAACTTCGGGGGCGTGCCGCAGGGCCGCGTCGACTGGGCGGCGACGCGCACCTTCGCGCACCAGGGTGCCCCGCCCGCGCGGGCGCGCCGCGGCGCCGCGCGCCCGGTGCTGCTCTACTCGCCCGGCGTCGGCGACCCCCGCTCGCTGGGCACCACGCTCAACGATGAGCTGGCCTCGCGTGGCTATGTCGTGATCTGCGTCGACCACACCTACGACGGGTCGGCGGTCGAGTTCCCGGATGGCCGGGTCGAGACCAGCAGGCTGCCGGAGGAATACGAACGCGCCAAGCGCGAGGGCACGGTCGTCGAACTGCTGCGGAAGACCTGTGCCGTGCGGGTGGCGGATCTTCGCTTCGTCCTCGACCGGCTGGATGCGCTCGCCCCGATGCCGCTCGACCGGTCCGCCATCGGTGCGTTCGGGCAGTCGGCGGGCGGTTTCGCGGCCCTTCAGGCGATGCAGGACGACCGGAGGATCGCGGCGGCCGTCAATCTGGACGGGGTGCTGGCCTATGTCGAGGGGGACCAGGACCCCGGCCCTCTCTCCACGGTCGCCGCGGACGGGCTGGACCGTCCCGTGCTGACCATGGGCAAGGACGGAAACGACCACCACACCGTGCCGTCGTGGGGCGCGCTGTGGGAGCACAGCTCGGGCCCGCGCCTCGATCTGACGCTGCTCGGTTCGGGCCATGCGACCTACACTGACGCCACGTCGATGCTGCCGCGGATCGCCGCGCGGCTCGGCCTGCCGGAGAAGGTGGTGACCGACGCGATCGGCACGGTCGACCCGGAGCGGGCGGTGGCCGTACAGCGCGCGTATGTCCCGGCGTTCTTCGACCGTGAGCTGCGCCACCGCGATGACGCGGGGCTGCTGGACGGGCCGTCGGCCCGCTACCCGGAGGTGCGATTCACCGACTAG
- a CDS encoding acyl-CoA mutase large subunit family protein produces MARESESGFPVEPVYGPGALSGWDPAGRLGEPGEYPFTRGVYPTMYTGRPWTMRQYAGFGTAAESNARYRQLIEHGTTGLSVAFDLPTQMGYDSDAPLAHGEVGKVGVAIDSIEDMRVLMGGIPLDRVSTSMTINAPAALLLLLYQLVAEEQGVAGSRLTGTIQNDILKEYIARGTYIFPPGPSLRLVADIFKYCKAELPKWNTISISGYHMAEAGASPAQEIAFTLADGIEYVRTAVAAGMDIDDFAPRLSFFFVSRTTLLEEVAKFRAARRIWARVMREEFGARDPKSQMLRFHTQTAGVQLTAQQPEVNLVRVAVQGLAAVLGGTQSLHTNAFDEAIALPTGTSARLALRTQQVLAYETDVTATVDPFAGSYAVEALTDAVEAAAVDLMRRVEDLGGAVAAIERNFQKEEIERSAYRIAQETDAATRVVVGVNRFQLEEEAPYEPLRVDPEIEARQRDRLARLRAERDRSAVGAALSSLRKAAESEPGTANVLYPMKDALAARATLGEVCDALREVWGTYKPVDAF; encoded by the coding sequence ATGGCGCGCGAGTCGGAGTCGGGATTCCCCGTCGAGCCGGTGTACGGGCCCGGCGCGCTCAGCGGCTGGGATCCGGCCGGGCGGCTGGGCGAGCCGGGGGAGTACCCCTTCACCCGGGGGGTCTATCCGACGATGTACACCGGCCGCCCCTGGACGATGCGGCAGTACGCGGGGTTCGGCACCGCGGCCGAGTCCAACGCCCGCTACCGGCAGTTGATCGAGCACGGCACCACCGGACTGTCGGTGGCCTTCGACCTGCCGACCCAGATGGGCTACGACTCCGACGCGCCCCTCGCACACGGCGAGGTCGGCAAGGTGGGCGTGGCCATCGACTCGATCGAGGACATGCGGGTGCTGATGGGGGGCATTCCGCTGGACCGGGTCTCGACCTCCATGACCATCAACGCGCCCGCGGCCCTGCTGCTGCTCCTCTACCAACTCGTGGCCGAGGAGCAGGGCGTGGCCGGGAGCCGGCTGACCGGCACCATCCAGAACGACATCCTCAAGGAGTACATCGCCCGCGGCACCTATATCTTTCCGCCCGGCCCCTCGCTGCGGCTGGTCGCGGACATCTTCAAGTACTGCAAGGCCGAGCTGCCGAAGTGGAACACCATCTCGATCTCCGGCTACCACATGGCGGAGGCCGGGGCCTCGCCCGCGCAGGAGATCGCCTTCACCCTGGCCGACGGCATCGAGTACGTCCGTACGGCCGTCGCGGCGGGGATGGACATCGACGACTTCGCACCCCGGCTCTCCTTCTTCTTCGTCTCCCGCACCACGCTGCTGGAGGAGGTCGCCAAGTTCCGCGCCGCGCGCCGGATCTGGGCGCGGGTGATGCGGGAGGAGTTCGGCGCCCGCGATCCGAAGTCCCAGATGCTGCGCTTCCACACCCAGACGGCGGGCGTCCAACTCACCGCCCAGCAGCCCGAGGTGAACCTCGTACGCGTCGCAGTCCAGGGCCTGGCCGCCGTGCTCGGCGGCACCCAGTCGCTGCACACCAACGCCTTCGACGAGGCCATCGCGCTCCCGACCGGCACCTCCGCCCGGCTGGCGCTGCGCACCCAGCAGGTGCTGGCGTACGAGACCGATGTGACGGCGACCGTGGACCCCTTCGCGGGCTCCTACGCCGTCGAGGCGCTGACCGACGCCGTCGAGGCGGCGGCCGTCGATCTGATGCGGCGGGTCGAGGACCTGGGCGGTGCGGTGGCCGCCATCGAGCGGAACTTCCAGAAGGAGGAGATCGAGCGCAGCGCCTACCGGATCGCCCAGGAGACGGACGCGGCGACACGGGTGGTGGTCGGCGTCAACCGCTTCCAGCTGGAGGAGGAGGCACCGTACGAGCCGCTGCGGGTGGACCCGGAGATCGAGGCCCGGCAGCGCGACCGGCTCGCCCGGCTGCGCGCCGAACGTGACCGGTCGGCGGTGGGCGCGGCGCTCTCCTCCCTGCGGAAGGCCGCCGAGAGCGAGCCGGGCACGGCCAATGTGTTGTACCCGATGAAGGACGCGCTCGCGGCGCGGGCCACGCTTGGTGAGGTGTGCGATGCGTTGCGGGAGGTGTGGGGGACGTACAAGCCGGTGGACGCGTTCTGA
- a CDS encoding DUF397 domain-containing protein — MTLKPNEWTKSSYSSNDGPECVEVAWTKSSYSTDDGPACVEVAPTRDTIHIRDSKNPNGPQLAVTPASWTAFVHYASNN; from the coding sequence ATGACCCTCAAGCCCAACGAGTGGACCAAGAGCAGCTACAGCAGCAACGACGGCCCTGAGTGCGTTGAGGTGGCATGGACGAAGAGCAGCTACAGCACCGATGACGGCCCTGCCTGCGTAGAAGTCGCCCCCACCCGCGACACCATCCACATCCGCGACTCCAAGAACCCCAACGGCCCCCAACTCGCCGTCACCCCAGCCTCCTGGACCGCGTTCGTCCACTACGCCAGCAACAACTAG
- a CDS encoding ATP-binding protein, whose amino-acid sequence MSQQITRTDTSVSPFTVLLSATRKGARLARLLGTERIRSWGLSHETAALIIAELAANAALHGRVPGRNFRLTLSVTGNTLRIEVRDPRVERLPTVRPTPEPEAPRECGHGLLLVEELADRWGVVPELIGKTVWAELDGTPCTGLTGTKRDSRWPTGGTYGRGGR is encoded by the coding sequence GTGAGCCAACAAATCACTCGAACCGACACTTCCGTTTCGCCCTTCACCGTCCTGCTCTCGGCCACCCGCAAGGGCGCCCGCCTGGCACGACTCCTCGGGACGGAACGCATCCGCTCGTGGGGCCTGTCGCATGAGACGGCGGCGTTGATCATCGCCGAGCTGGCTGCCAACGCCGCGCTGCACGGACGCGTCCCGGGGCGGAACTTCCGGCTGACACTCAGCGTCACCGGGAACACCCTCCGTATCGAGGTGCGGGACCCCCGGGTCGAACGACTGCCGACCGTGCGCCCGACCCCCGAGCCCGAAGCGCCGCGCGAGTGCGGGCACGGGCTGCTGCTGGTCGAGGAGCTGGCCGACCGCTGGGGCGTCGTACCCGAGCTGATCGGCAAGACGGTATGGGCCGAGCTCGACGGCACACCGTGTACGGGGCTCACCGGAACGAAGCGAGATTCTCGGTGGCCCACTGGCGGAACGTACGGCCGGGGCGGCCGGTGA
- a CDS encoding SCO1431 family membrane protein, giving the protein MTDIAARRIGLHSRTGGPSDGEDHLLEHLLGWSLVVVLALLTTQLGLF; this is encoded by the coding sequence ATGACCGACATCGCGGCGCGCCGTATCGGCCTCCACTCCCGCACCGGAGGCCCCTCCGACGGCGAGGATCACCTGTTGGAGCATCTGCTCGGCTGGTCGCTCGTCGTCGTCCTCGCCTTGCTCACCACCCAGCTCGGACTGTTTTAG
- a CDS encoding LCP family protein translates to MTPRHRIPPDPYRPRDEGDGAEAPTPGRRWPRRLRRTVVVLLAVVLVGAVSTYGWAWSQLNNDVDLAKVEHRPAPGKGTNYLIVGSDSRDGLSQDDKKNLHTGSAEGRRTDSMMVLHTGAHGATMVSLPRDSWVTLPPFTYPMTGKRPGPSKNKLNAAFSLGGPELLVRTIEYNTGLRIDHYAEIGFAGFVNVVNSVGGVRMCLDKPIKDKKSGADLKAGCQMLDGRQALAFVRQRHQEANGDLGRSQNQQKFLAALAKRAAQPDQVFVPWKSLPTVGAGLDTLIVDKGSDLRTLMSLFQAMKRVSGGDGNRLTVPVANRSLVTSKGDALKWDEKRAKKLFERLRNDQPVGRRG, encoded by the coding sequence TTGACGCCGCGCCACCGGATACCGCCGGACCCGTACCGGCCGCGTGACGAGGGCGACGGCGCCGAGGCGCCCACCCCCGGTCGCCGGTGGCCCCGGCGGCTGCGGCGCACGGTGGTCGTCCTGCTCGCGGTGGTCCTGGTCGGGGCCGTCTCCACGTACGGCTGGGCCTGGTCCCAGCTGAACAACGACGTCGACCTGGCCAAGGTCGAGCACCGCCCCGCGCCGGGCAAGGGGACCAACTACCTCATCGTGGGCTCCGACAGCCGTGACGGCCTCTCCCAGGACGACAAGAAGAACCTGCACACCGGCTCGGCCGAGGGCCGCCGCACCGACTCGATGATGGTGCTGCACACCGGAGCCCACGGCGCCACGATGGTGAGCCTGCCGCGTGACTCCTGGGTGACCCTCCCGCCGTTCACCTACCCCATGACCGGTAAGCGTCCCGGGCCATCGAAGAACAAGCTCAACGCCGCGTTCTCGCTGGGCGGTCCCGAGCTGCTGGTGCGGACGATCGAGTACAACACCGGGCTGCGGATCGACCACTACGCGGAGATCGGCTTCGCGGGCTTCGTCAACGTCGTCAACTCGGTGGGCGGCGTGCGGATGTGCCTCGACAAGCCCATCAAGGACAAGAAGTCGGGCGCCGATCTGAAGGCGGGCTGTCAGATGCTGGACGGCCGCCAGGCCCTGGCCTTCGTCCGCCAACGCCACCAGGAGGCCAACGGTGACCTCGGCCGCAGCCAGAACCAGCAGAAGTTCCTCGCGGCGCTGGCGAAGCGGGCCGCGCAGCCGGACCAGGTCTTCGTTCCCTGGAAGTCCCTGCCGACCGTCGGTGCGGGCCTCGACACGCTCATCGTGGACAAGGGGTCCGATCTACGGACGCTGATGTCGTTGTTCCAGGCGATGAAGCGGGTCTCGGGCGGCGACGGCAACCGGCTGACCGTCCCTGTGGCCAACCGCAGTTTGGTGACGTCCAAGGGCGACGCGCTGAAGTGGGACGAGAAGCGGGCGAAGAAGCTCTTCGAACGGCTGCGGAACGATCAGCCGGTGGGCCGCCGCGGGTAG
- a CDS encoding B3/B4 domain-containing protein has translation MTNDAAGWLDSAAIDPAVHALRPDYRALLITAEGLRPGPSDELSERLLADAEQTARERFGDGPVEEHPHLAAWREAFRAFAAKPQRTRPSAEALLRRAPAGLPRVDRLTDIYNAISVAHVIPLGGEDLDHYVGAARLVRAEGDETFETTAGGEPVVEHPSPGEVVWRDEAGVTCRRWNWRQCTRTRLTHATTRAMFVLDALGPMDDTALKAAGDQLMEALTDTGPGVTLASRLVGAAA, from the coding sequence ATGACGAACGACGCCGCAGGCTGGCTGGACTCCGCCGCCATCGACCCCGCCGTGCACGCCCTGCGCCCCGACTACCGGGCGCTGCTCATCACCGCCGAGGGGCTGCGTCCCGGGCCGAGCGACGAGCTGAGCGAGCGGCTGCTGGCCGACGCGGAGCAGACGGCGCGGGAGCGGTTCGGGGACGGGCCAGTGGAGGAGCATCCGCATCTGGCCGCCTGGCGCGAGGCGTTCCGCGCCTTCGCGGCGAAGCCCCAGCGCACCCGGCCCAGCGCGGAGGCCCTGCTGCGGCGCGCGCCCGCCGGGCTGCCCAGGGTGGACCGGCTGACCGACATCTACAACGCGATCTCGGTCGCGCATGTGATCCCCCTCGGCGGCGAGGACCTCGACCACTACGTGGGCGCGGCCCGGCTGGTGCGTGCCGAGGGCGACGAGACCTTCGAGACGACGGCCGGGGGCGAGCCCGTGGTGGAGCACCCGTCGCCCGGCGAGGTGGTCTGGCGCGACGAGGCGGGCGTCACCTGCCGCCGCTGGAACTGGCGCCAGTGCACCCGCACCCGGCTCACCCATGCCACTACCCGGGCGATGTTCGTGCTGGACGCGCTGGGGCCGATGGACGATACGGCGCTGAAGGCAGCCGGCGACCAGCTGATGGAGGCCCTGACGGACACCGGCCCGGGGGTGACGCTCGCCTCCCGGCTGGTGGGCGCGGCGGCGTAG
- a CDS encoding amidase has translation MTSVIPKGLGEQLRALAGGEVTSHALVEQALERIAETQPTLNAFRRIRAEAALREAAEADRRLAAGERLPLLGVPLAVKDDTDVAGEPTAFGCCGDFPAKVEDGEAVRRLRAAGAVIVGKTNTPELGQWPFTEGPAFGDTRNPWNPEYTPGGSSGGAAAAVAAGLVPAALGSDGAGSVRIPAAWTHLIGIKPQRGRISTWPDAESFNGITCHGPLARTVADAALLLDAVSGNCEGDLHCPEPVDVLSAVGRDPGRLRIALSFKTAFTGTPKRLDPLVRASVVRLAERLAALGHEVVEAEPRYGLVGFSFLPRATAGLFEWSGRVPDPLQLDIRTRHAARNGRLLGGAALRWARSYEEPLRRQVGAIFQRFDVVLSPTTATPPLRIGAMAALSGWQTDRAMIAACPYAWPWNVLGWPAMNVPAGFADPERTLPLGAQLLGPANSEPVLISLAAQMEADQRWYEHRPQVSRPGPQ, from the coding sequence GTGACCAGCGTCATTCCCAAGGGTCTGGGCGAGCAGCTCCGTGCCCTGGCCGGAGGCGAGGTGACCTCCCATGCGCTGGTCGAGCAGGCGCTCGAGCGCATCGCCGAGACCCAGCCCACCCTGAACGCCTTCCGCCGCATCCGCGCCGAGGCCGCCCTGCGCGAGGCCGCCGAGGCCGACCGGCGGCTGGCGGCGGGGGAGCGGCTGCCGCTGCTCGGGGTGCCGCTCGCGGTCAAGGACGATACGGATGTGGCGGGCGAGCCCACCGCCTTCGGCTGCTGCGGCGACTTCCCGGCCAAGGTCGAGGACGGCGAGGCGGTGCGGCGGCTGCGGGCGGCCGGGGCCGTGATCGTCGGCAAGACCAACACCCCCGAGCTGGGCCAGTGGCCGTTCACCGAGGGCCCCGCCTTCGGCGACACCCGCAACCCCTGGAACCCGGAGTACACCCCCGGCGGATCGTCCGGCGGCGCCGCGGCCGCCGTCGCCGCCGGTCTGGTCCCCGCCGCGCTCGGCTCCGACGGCGCGGGCTCGGTCCGCATCCCCGCCGCCTGGACGCACCTGATCGGCATCAAGCCCCAGCGCGGCCGGATCTCCACCTGGCCGGACGCCGAGTCGTTCAACGGCATCACCTGCCACGGCCCGCTCGCCCGTACGGTCGCCGACGCGGCGCTGCTGCTGGATGCCGTCAGCGGCAACTGCGAGGGGGATCTGCACTGCCCGGAGCCGGTGGATGTGCTGTCCGCGGTGGGCCGCGACCCGGGGCGGCTGCGGATCGCCCTCTCCTTCAAGACGGCCTTCACCGGCACCCCCAAGAGGCTGGACCCGCTGGTGCGGGCCTCGGTCGTCCGGCTCGCCGAGCGGCTGGCGGCCCTCGGCCATGAGGTCGTGGAGGCCGAGCCGCGCTACGGGCTCGTGGGCTTCTCGTTTCTGCCGCGCGCCACGGCCGGGCTCTTCGAATGGTCCGGCCGCGTCCCCGATCCACTGCAGCTCGACATCCGCACCCGCCACGCCGCCCGCAACGGCCGGCTGCTGGGCGGCGCCGCGCTGCGGTGGGCGCGGTCGTACGAGGAGCCGCTGCGGCGCCAGGTCGGCGCGATCTTCCAGCGCTTCGACGTCGTCCTCTCCCCGACGACGGCCACGCCCCCGCTACGGATCGGCGCCATGGCCGCGCTGTCGGGGTGGCAGACCGACCGGGCCATGATCGCGGCATGTCCGTACGCCTGGCCGTGGAATGTGCTGGGGTGGCCCGCGATGAACGTCCCCGCCGGGTTCGCCGACCCCGAGCGCACGCTGCCGCTGGGCGCCCAGCTCCTCGGCCCGGCCAACAGTGAGCCCGTGCTGATCTCGCTGGCGGCCCAGATGGAGGCCGACCAGCGGTGGTACGAGCACCGGCCCCAGGTGTCCCGCCCCGGCCCGCAGTGA
- a CDS encoding helix-turn-helix domain-containing protein, with amino-acid sequence MEDEESGAVLRTVGRQIKLWREAAGLKQAELGTAIGYGEEQVSAVERARRIPSPEFLENADRVLEAGGKIAALKKDVAEARYPKKVRDLAKLEAEAVELGAYGNHNVHGLLQTPEYACALYDMRRPSYSEDEVEQHVAARMARQEIFERRPAATLTFVQEEVTLRRPLGGKMVLRRQLEHLLELGQLRHVEIQVMPTNREDHAGMGGQLQLLKLNDGTTVGHWEAQLFNRLISDPKEVQILDIRYGIIRAQALTPRESLAFIEKLRGET; translated from the coding sequence ATGGAGGATGAGGAGAGCGGCGCGGTCCTGAGGACGGTCGGCCGTCAGATCAAGTTGTGGCGCGAAGCGGCCGGGCTGAAACAGGCCGAGTTGGGGACGGCGATCGGTTACGGCGAGGAGCAGGTTTCGGCCGTCGAACGGGCCCGGCGCATCCCCAGCCCGGAGTTCTTGGAGAACGCGGACCGGGTATTGGAGGCGGGCGGCAAGATCGCTGCGCTGAAGAAGGACGTTGCGGAGGCCCGCTACCCGAAGAAGGTTCGGGACTTGGCGAAGTTGGAAGCCGAGGCCGTCGAGTTGGGGGCGTACGGCAACCACAACGTGCACGGGTTACTTCAGACACCCGAGTACGCCTGCGCGTTGTACGACATGCGACGGCCCTCGTACTCGGAGGACGAGGTCGAGCAGCACGTGGCGGCGCGAATGGCCCGGCAGGAGATCTTCGAGCGACGTCCAGCGGCCACGCTGACATTCGTCCAGGAAGAAGTGACGCTGCGGCGCCCACTCGGGGGCAAAATGGTCCTGCGCCGCCAGCTCGAACATCTATTGGAACTAGGTCAGTTGAGGCACGTCGAGATCCAGGTGATGCCGACAAACCGCGAGGACCATGCCGGAATGGGCGGGCAGCTCCAGCTGCTGAAGCTCAACGACGGCACGACGGTAGGTCACTGGGAGGCCCAGTTGTTCAACCGACTGATCTCCGACCCCAAAGAGGTCCAGATCCTTGACATTCGGTATGGGATCATCCGGGCGCAGGCCCTCACACCGCGTGAGTCTCTGGCCTTCATCGAGAAACTGCGGGGAGAGACATGA